From Chryseobacterium sp. IHB B 17019, one genomic window encodes:
- the tssO gene encoding type VI secretion system TssO produces the protein MPNKSQNMSSNREKKLNKSDVRIGIWKFVLSFVVLSVVSFICVFFFFKSYDIQREGIKKQADDYRELLTRSDLLRTHVDSIMYRMDQLDINKVDNDIFLRNYIMDNVRDAKNIMGKDSADNFKHYSILMKQIEPMLALKNQIVNVSYKEQAALRDLSECRGKVGIVNNELKVDPTRKFSGSRRKR, from the coding sequence ATGCCAAACAAATCACAGAATATGTCTTCGAACAGGGAGAAAAAATTAAATAAATCAGACGTCAGGATAGGCATTTGGAAATTTGTTCTATCATTTGTAGTATTATCAGTTGTTTCTTTCATCTGTGTGTTCTTCTTTTTTAAGAGTTACGACATCCAGAGAGAAGGGATCAAAAAGCAGGCTGATGATTACCGCGAGCTTCTTACCCGCAGCGATCTGCTCAGAACCCATGTTGACAGCATTATGTACAGGATGGACCAGCTTGATATCAACAAGGTGGACAACGATATTTTCCTCAGAAACTACATTATGGACAATGTAAGGGATGCCAAAAACATCATGGGGAAAGACAGTGCAGACAACTTCAAGCATTACTCGATTTTAATGAAACAAATTGAGCCGATGCTCGCATTAAAAAATCAAATTGTAAACGTTTCCTACAAAGAGCAGGCTGCTTTGAGAGACCTCAGCGAATGCCGTGGAAAGGTAGGAATCGTCAATAATGAACTGAAAGTAGACCCTACAAGAAAATTTTCAGGAAGCAGACGTAAAAGATAA
- a CDS encoding type VI secretion system transmembrane protein TssO, with protein MQGQITLSKKEKHYQFLYLILMLFAALIFLGIIFLKGFESPFSDEDIISVQNLEEKAKFDQKQKFSFKTLDSTFSMINKLTDEPPQPFVENNIQYGINDVVNYFQNGDNISDIRKDAYPQIAKFYKMYFNDKKIISSKTENIKSFEKQFEECSIGFKEKKNQLFQRETALKSRTQ; from the coding sequence ATGCAGGGACAAATCACACTATCAAAAAAAGAAAAGCATTATCAGTTTTTATACTTAATATTAATGCTTTTTGCAGCACTTATATTTCTGGGAATCATTTTTTTAAAAGGATTTGAATCTCCATTTTCGGATGAAGACATTATTTCTGTTCAGAACCTTGAGGAGAAAGCAAAATTTGATCAGAAACAGAAATTTTCCTTTAAAACATTAGACAGTACATTTTCCATGATCAACAAGCTTACGGATGAGCCTCCGCAGCCTTTTGTGGAAAATAATATCCAGTACGGAATCAATGATGTAGTAAATTATTTCCAAAACGGGGACAATATTTCCGATATCAGAAAAGATGCTTATCCGCAGATCGCGAAATTTTACAAAATGTATTTTAACGATAAAAAAATTATTTCAAGTAAAACTGAGAATATCAAAAGCTTTGAAAAGCAGTTTGAAGAATGTTCCATTGGCTTCAAGGAAAAGAAAAACCAGCTTTTTCAACGCGAAACAGCCCTGAAATCACGGACTCAGTAA
- a CDS encoding PKD domain-containing protein, with the protein MNYFQKNKKNIIIGVIATLLIAALVALWLQKKVIHSADDIVGVVNPSSIAVGDTLLFEDMTQFAKTRRWNFGDGQSSDKSRGIHFYNKPGYYQVTLIIDNKYSKSFPVMVSARSAPKPKDSTKAKALIDAPSQAMQFENVQFRAVSDAKQFTWKFGETGNIDSKDKLAIYSYKKPGDYIVTLYTDESEEATLHQIKILPAYDALEDEVSVEDAYAKIDNDFKYHLQQIANGNSFNMHYNYLLKTYLCNNENTVVKVSDSKVNNFYMYCAGLQFDKNMVIQTVKVNFDDAQNCVTKVDINQSK; encoded by the coding sequence ATGAATTACTTTCAAAAAAACAAAAAGAACATTATCATTGGTGTTATTGCAACTTTGCTCATAGCTGCTTTAGTTGCATTATGGTTGCAGAAGAAGGTGATACACTCCGCTGATGATATTGTCGGGGTTGTAAATCCGTCTTCCATTGCAGTAGGAGATACGCTTTTGTTTGAGGATATGACTCAATTTGCAAAAACAAGAAGATGGAATTTTGGAGACGGACAATCATCTGATAAAAGCAGGGGAATCCACTTTTACAATAAACCGGGATATTATCAGGTAACTTTGATTATTGATAACAAATATTCCAAATCTTTTCCCGTAATGGTTTCTGCAAGAAGTGCCCCGAAACCGAAAGATTCTACAAAAGCAAAAGCTTTGATCGATGCGCCGTCTCAGGCCATGCAGTTTGAAAACGTACAATTTCGTGCAGTTTCCGATGCCAAACAGTTTACATGGAAATTCGGCGAAACCGGAAATATAGACTCCAAAGACAAGCTGGCAATTTACTCTTACAAAAAACCCGGCGATTATATCGTGACGCTTTACACAGACGAAAGCGAGGAAGCTACTTTGCATCAGATTAAAATCCTTCCTGCGTACGATGCGTTGGAAGATGAAGTGAGCGTAGAAGATGCGTATGCGAAAATTGATAATGATTTTAAATACCACCTTCAGCAGATCGCCAACGGAAATAGTTTCAATATGCACTACAATTATTTATTGAAAACATATCTGTGCAACAACGAAAATACTGTAGTGAAAGTAAGCGACAGCAAAGTAAACAACTTCTACATGTATTGCGCCGGACTTCAGTTTGACAAAAATATGGTCATCCAGACTGTGAAAGTGAACTTCGACGACGCACAGAATTGTGTAACCAAAGTTGATATAAACCAAAGTAAATAA
- the tssR gene encoding type VI secretion system protein TssR domain-containing protein produces MKNKFPLAAYYIGVSVLLVSCQVKLPSKRTPEPSHYGQVDNSPVVNGFPKKSVPWIAISDRTRNTAYLDKSDEKSYKEVKFLEPLMVLKNRDGMVKVAEYIPDALMKKVSSKQIKTYGWIPESDLLLWSNSLKSEKTGFPVRVAVLPNNSEVIRSSERYYKNDSIMVFNSPSLIEQADVKIPNGQIVYVYKQAENNKRFLVGKKPTIDMDSINTSLYGWVSSNVVSAWGERSAVKMKNTTGVTETALGLHEGSPGGNETENRTAILLTDVNKRTPLENIYPVSLPLNETPTPESKTKYFTNILDYSKNYVFNVLGEPIYFDRYREITEKNKKINIVFALDISAPNAPYAPIVKSLLQDLQLRFEKPSYFNQVKYGVVLYKNNSCGDNVAVSNLSTDYSKITTFIDQKTNEMNCASNSGYQPVNEGLMAAGNLLSNVPDETNIVVTVGTSANQSGNMYGVINSLTQAQARIIMFQTSARSSDTYNDFVLMAENVVTNTAKNIAELKKQKIINQNDVLTKNNFSLIEGDEGFFSLDYPKQSMSQGFVIFPKKGDIATPGYLKKSVDSLIAQVTLDNETLDKSLNDYFHSSVGAGRTDVDLKYKYLYPGLTNPVPAGIAAQLINYGSPFLVKGYIPKDLKDYKPGLEKGILISETEYDNLKLFYTEVYQKTGAERADFNQSRAIKEYISLLKKYNPTVKFLDKGDLYEQPMSYAVGISTGFDNSEEELMSKYKLKGWKKSKIITNETVKTYFRHYKDLADRMLSHRNNPAVKIEQNGQTFYWLNEYFMPTMLPTEEPEYTKH; encoded by the coding sequence ATGAAAAATAAATTTCCTCTAGCAGCATATTACATAGGAGTTTCGGTTTTATTGGTAAGTTGCCAGGTAAAATTACCGTCAAAAAGAACCCCTGAGCCGTCACATTACGGGCAGGTTGATAATTCACCGGTCGTAAATGGTTTTCCTAAAAAATCAGTTCCGTGGATTGCCATCTCGGACAGAACAAGAAATACGGCGTATCTTGATAAAAGCGATGAAAAATCTTATAAGGAAGTAAAATTTTTAGAGCCTTTAATGGTTTTAAAAAACAGAGACGGAATGGTAAAAGTAGCAGAATATATTCCTGATGCTTTGATGAAAAAAGTTTCGTCTAAACAGATCAAAACCTACGGCTGGATCCCGGAATCCGACCTTCTTCTCTGGAGTAATTCCTTGAAAAGCGAAAAAACAGGTTTCCCTGTAAGAGTCGCGGTGTTACCAAACAATAGTGAGGTTATCAGAAGCTCGGAAAGATATTATAAAAATGATTCGATCATGGTCTTCAATTCACCAAGTCTGATCGAGCAGGCCGATGTCAAAATCCCGAACGGACAAATTGTTTACGTTTATAAGCAGGCCGAAAACAACAAGAGATTTTTGGTCGGTAAAAAGCCAACTATTGACATGGACAGTATAAACACGAGTTTATACGGTTGGGTAAGTTCAAACGTAGTTTCAGCGTGGGGTGAACGTTCTGCCGTGAAAATGAAAAATACGACAGGTGTTACGGAAACCGCTCTGGGTCTTCACGAAGGGTCTCCGGGCGGAAATGAAACCGAAAACAGGACAGCAATTCTTTTGACCGATGTTAATAAAAGAACACCTCTTGAAAATATTTATCCGGTAAGTTTACCATTAAATGAAACTCCGACTCCCGAGTCCAAAACGAAATATTTTACGAATATTTTAGATTATAGTAAAAATTATGTTTTTAATGTTTTGGGTGAACCGATTTATTTCGACCGTTACAGGGAAATCACAGAGAAAAATAAAAAAATAAATATTGTTTTTGCTTTGGATATAAGTGCCCCGAATGCCCCTTATGCCCCGATTGTAAAGTCTTTATTGCAGGATTTACAGCTTAGGTTTGAAAAGCCGTCTTACTTCAATCAGGTGAAATATGGTGTGGTTTTATATAAAAATAATTCTTGCGGGGATAATGTAGCCGTTTCCAATTTAAGTACGGATTACAGCAAGATTACTACATTCATTGATCAGAAAACCAATGAGATGAATTGCGCTAGCAACAGTGGTTATCAGCCTGTAAATGAAGGTTTAATGGCAGCCGGAAATCTTCTGTCAAACGTTCCGGATGAAACCAATATTGTGGTAACCGTTGGGACTTCAGCCAATCAGAGCGGAAATATGTACGGGGTAATCAATTCTTTGACACAAGCTCAGGCAAGAATTATCATGTTCCAGACAAGTGCAAGATCATCAGATACTTATAATGACTTTGTCTTAATGGCTGAAAATGTTGTTACCAATACGGCAAAAAATATAGCTGAATTAAAGAAGCAGAAAATTATTAATCAAAATGATGTTTTAACAAAAAATAATTTCAGCTTAATTGAAGGAGATGAGGGTTTCTTTTCTTTAGATTATCCTAAACAAAGTATGTCTCAAGGTTTCGTGATTTTCCCTAAAAAAGGGGATATTGCAACTCCGGGTTATCTTAAAAAATCTGTCGACAGCTTAATTGCACAGGTTACTTTGGACAATGAAACATTAGACAAATCGTTAAATGATTATTTCCATTCATCGGTGGGAGCGGGAAGGACGGATGTAGATTTAAAGTATAAATATCTTTATCCGGGCCTTACAAATCCGGTTCCGGCAGGAATTGCAGCCCAGCTGATCAACTACGGAAGCCCATTCTTAGTGAAGGGTTATATTCCAAAAGACCTGAAGGATTACAAACCAGGATTGGAAAAAGGAATCTTAATTTCTGAAACGGAATATGATAATTTAAAATTATTCTACACCGAAGTTTACCAGAAAACAGGCGCAGAAAGAGCGGATTTCAACCAGTCCAGAGCAATCAAGGAATATATAAGCTTGCTTAAAAAGTACAATCCAACTGTAAAATTCCTGGATAAGGGCGATCTTTACGAGCAGCCGATGTCTTATGCGGTGGGAATCAGCACTGGTTTTGATAATTCTGAAGAAGAATTAATGTCGAAATACAAGCTGAAAGGCTGGAAAAAGTCTAAAATTATTACCAATGAAACGGTAAAAACTTACTTCCGTCATTACAAAGATCTGGCAGACAGAATGCTGTCACACAGAAATAATCCGGCGGTGAAAATTGAGCAAAACGGGCAGACTTTCTATTGGCTGAATGAATACTTTATGCCAACCATGTTACCAACCGAAGAACCGGAATATACTAAACATTAA
- a CDS encoding DUF4280 domain-containing protein, whose product MSQQSSPHEGKHFVVQKGKAQCNQGDQFPQHKVTTHQKHFWNDSDGNADFLGVTENDLQFNPPGPSFGKCKLKPSSGGYLPCSYAPAGKWQKTYDKVKIMGKKIVTEVSELQCVIGGKITIKDHGQRGEMSKKSVQNADNKTVQHINPLVKMQDFKETVLESEIDAY is encoded by the coding sequence ATGTCACAGCAATCATCTCCTCATGAAGGCAAACATTTTGTCGTTCAAAAAGGTAAGGCCCAATGCAACCAGGGAGATCAATTCCCTCAGCATAAAGTCACTACCCACCAGAAACATTTTTGGAATGATTCTGATGGAAATGCAGATTTTCTCGGAGTCACTGAAAATGATCTCCAGTTCAATCCTCCCGGACCAAGTTTCGGAAAATGCAAGCTGAAACCGAGTTCCGGTGGATATTTGCCATGTTCTTATGCTCCGGCCGGAAAGTGGCAGAAAACCTATGATAAGGTAAAGATCATGGGTAAAAAGATAGTGACTGAAGTTTCTGAGCTGCAATGTGTGATCGGTGGAAAAATTACCATTAAAGATCATGGGCAACGCGGAGAAATGAGTAAAAAAAGCGTACAAAATGCTGACAACAAAACAGTACAGCATATTAATCCGCTAGTGAAAATGCAGGACTTCAAAGAGACTGTCCTGGAAAGTGAAATCGATGCTTATTAA
- a CDS encoding glycoside hydrolase family 19 protein: protein MSKTGVSRISGNPSPKIGEKTLYKIEEWYPGTPKAEQNPALVTWELFKKRSNGSYTTTNIKKVGDGSFTFGEVASKNTYRLEAYLHEPEGHGSTTIDITPQPAGIPKIDKVELHYADDSPGTVFSYNEKLIAKAQCVNLSGEKLLFTLWEDDAAGDGHDAKNIFIDSKEVLVNRTGVATAEFALTKALMQKASNGETEPKKLEFYVTVEYYRNRKHATNNVDIQNPEYKEPAQQPASDAKTPTSGSSQNNTPTNTNNQQPQQPVSKKEESGIGDNSQKPDAVNETKGTVEPEQKPTAEKPEGKTTSVVEEPKTEGLLDAFFAKEEFTQPTDEKDGTHTYGFARDNNNINKENIAKIIKGKVDPAVKKDKKYAKLDDIKNALTKTSYKKGESISFPLYKLGPIMVRINNAPLEEELFVVAKTMLLDGKEVSINIKEKEEYLMAKDANLPVMEAKENGAELTTLKATAQNGIAKVKIKLRPKSDETLKEWHEKLSGKKDGTHTYKFGGTNKTATAEEKKRVAGVIANKIKDELAKQEKLAKTEAIVKALTKEVYNKDEEVTFDVFKKVTEFLWLKAECTGNLKKHEGEFLKKDGAYFEVAKKCPRCEAAITVDEFKKMYPDVAQLFDKGTNSFGSPTIETFLTSLNKTLKEFKINTCVKKAFFLTQITKETGYFSRADENLYYTTEGALHSFWSKSSHPRLYSNPSEFFKSPEKLGNYVYRGIAENGDEASGDGYKYRGRGLIQITRKKGYRRFGEYAGKDLVADPDLLLSDLDLATRSAGWYWKHGVLLNNGSEKDLNTVAEKGDFKETTRLVHGSTDDVAARETILAKIKEVLKTDECQATNTGDADVEYHIQSSGEIQYKYKNEKRETAAYFYHDSAGTVHDLGKYKLVKVKENYGGVYKDKLGKDTENIYLIDIRNVKHTYKKGTIGFTMTINTSRYYMNDVTMAGLFGALLECNYDDFVFNGFSNEKGESVGGSKSHKNGMNGDLRYLRTDKKGGMTDLFNSGEETGWKGLDETRQNTFNDALYKFGWKSMLSQNYGEKDEKILNHCTHDKDKNHNDHLHIQGFAPTLKEI from the coding sequence ATGTCAAAAACAGGAGTTTCAAGAATTTCCGGAAATCCTTCTCCAAAAATAGGAGAAAAAACGCTGTATAAAATTGAAGAATGGTATCCCGGAACCCCGAAAGCAGAGCAGAATCCGGCTCTTGTTACCTGGGAATTGTTTAAAAAACGCTCAAACGGAAGTTATACAACAACCAATATCAAAAAAGTAGGCGACGGCAGTTTCACTTTCGGTGAAGTGGCGTCTAAAAATACATACCGGCTTGAAGCTTATCTTCATGAGCCGGAAGGACATGGTTCCACAACAATAGATATTACGCCTCAACCCGCCGGGATCCCAAAAATCGATAAAGTGGAATTGCATTATGCAGATGATTCCCCGGGAACGGTTTTCAGCTATAATGAAAAATTAATAGCTAAAGCCCAGTGTGTCAATCTATCGGGTGAAAAATTATTGTTCACACTTTGGGAAGATGATGCAGCCGGAGATGGTCATGATGCTAAAAATATTTTTATTGACAGTAAAGAAGTTTTAGTTAACAGGACTGGAGTTGCCACCGCAGAATTTGCTTTAACCAAAGCTTTAATGCAAAAAGCATCCAATGGAGAAACCGAGCCCAAAAAGCTTGAATTTTACGTTACCGTAGAATACTACAGAAACAGAAAACATGCTACCAATAACGTAGATATTCAAAATCCGGAATATAAAGAGCCTGCACAACAGCCAGCTTCTGATGCAAAAACACCAACTTCTGGCTCCAGTCAAAATAATACGCCTACAAATACCAATAATCAGCAGCCTCAGCAGCCCGTTTCCAAAAAAGAAGAGAGCGGAATCGGTGATAATTCTCAAAAACCTGACGCTGTAAATGAAACAAAAGGAACTGTAGAGCCGGAACAGAAACCAACCGCAGAAAAACCGGAGGGCAAAACAACAAGCGTTGTGGAAGAACCGAAAACAGAAGGTTTACTGGATGCTTTTTTTGCTAAAGAAGAATTTACACAACCGACCGATGAAAAAGACGGAACTCATACCTACGGTTTTGCAAGGGATAATAATAACATTAATAAAGAAAATATCGCGAAAATTATCAAAGGAAAGGTAGATCCTGCCGTAAAAAAAGATAAGAAATACGCGAAACTCGATGATATTAAAAATGCTTTAACCAAAACTTCCTACAAAAAAGGCGAATCCATCTCTTTTCCGTTGTACAAATTAGGACCAATTATGGTCAGAATCAACAATGCACCGCTGGAAGAAGAATTATTTGTAGTTGCAAAAACGATGCTTCTTGATGGGAAGGAAGTGAGTATTAATATTAAAGAAAAAGAAGAATATTTAATGGCAAAAGACGCTAATCTCCCCGTGATGGAAGCCAAAGAAAACGGGGCAGAATTGACCACTTTAAAGGCAACCGCTCAAAACGGTATTGCAAAAGTAAAAATAAAACTTCGCCCGAAATCCGATGAGACTTTAAAAGAATGGCATGAGAAGCTCAGCGGAAAAAAAGACGGAACTCACACATATAAATTCGGGGGAACCAATAAAACGGCTACAGCTGAAGAGAAAAAAAGAGTCGCCGGAGTTATCGCCAATAAAATCAAGGATGAACTGGCTAAACAGGAAAAATTAGCAAAAACAGAAGCCATTGTAAAAGCGCTCACCAAAGAAGTTTACAATAAAGATGAGGAAGTGACTTTCGATGTTTTTAAAAAAGTAACGGAATTTTTATGGTTAAAAGCAGAATGTACCGGAAATCTTAAAAAACATGAAGGTGAATTCCTGAAAAAGGACGGAGCCTATTTCGAAGTTGCCAAAAAGTGCCCGAGATGTGAAGCTGCGATCACAGTGGATGAATTTAAAAAAATGTACCCCGATGTTGCCCAGTTATTCGATAAAGGGACAAACAGTTTCGGATCTCCGACTATTGAAACTTTCCTTACTTCCTTAAACAAAACTTTAAAGGAATTTAAAATAAACACCTGCGTTAAAAAAGCTTTCTTTTTAACTCAAATCACCAAAGAAACAGGCTATTTCTCAAGAGCAGACGAAAATTTATACTATACAACCGAAGGTGCATTGCATAGTTTTTGGTCAAAATCCAGTCACCCAAGATTGTATTCCAATCCGAGCGAGTTTTTTAAAAGTCCTGAAAAATTAGGAAATTATGTATATCGCGGAATCGCGGAAAACGGTGATGAAGCCAGTGGTGACGGGTATAAATACAGAGGTCGCGGTCTCATCCAGATTACAAGAAAAAAAGGGTACAGAAGATTTGGTGAATATGCTGGAAAAGACTTAGTAGCCGATCCTGATCTGTTGTTAAGCGATCTTGACCTCGCAACACGTTCTGCAGGGTGGTATTGGAAACACGGTGTTCTATTGAATAACGGCAGTGAAAAAGACTTGAATACCGTTGCTGAGAAAGGTGATTTCAAAGAAACGACGAGGCTTGTACACGGATCCACAGATGATGTTGCGGCAAGGGAAACTATTCTTGCCAAAATAAAAGAAGTGTTGAAAACCGATGAATGTCAGGCGACAAATACCGGTGATGCCGATGTGGAATATCATATTCAGAGTTCGGGAGAAATTCAGTATAAGTATAAAAATGAGAAGCGTGAAACAGCTGCTTATTTCTACCACGACAGTGCCGGAACGGTGCATGATTTAGGTAAATATAAATTGGTCAAGGTAAAGGAAAATTACGGCGGGGTTTATAAAGATAAGCTCGGAAAAGACACGGAAAATATTTATTTAATTGATATCAGAAACGTAAAGCATACCTATAAAAAAGGCACGATAGGCTTTACCATGACCATTAATACAAGCCGTTATTATATGAATGATGTGACGATGGCAGGGTTGTTTGGCGCGTTATTGGAATGCAATTATGATGATTTCGTATTCAACGGTTTCAGTAATGAAAAAGGGGAATCTGTCGGAGGAAGTAAGTCCCACAAAAACGGGATGAACGGAGATTTGAGATACCTTAGAACCGATAAAAAAGGAGGAATGACGGACCTCTTCAACAGTGGCGAGGAAACCGGCTGGAAAGGCCTGGACGAAACAAGGCAGAATACTTTTAATGATGCTTTGTACAAATTCGGGTGGAAGAGTATGCTGTCCCAGAATTATGGTGAGAAAGATGAAAAGATTTTGAATCACTGTACGCATGACAAGGATAAAAATCACAATGACCACTTGCATATTCAAGGGTTTGCGCCAACTTTAAAAGAGATATAA
- the tssD gene encoding type VI secretion system tube protein TssD — MAANSRGILKFNGGEGQKLLKLNYSVSRSTDVSGRVASDPSNALIKLTVEATEKSDILESLLNGKYKPTTGEVTFNKSHEEGTLITLTWENGYVIQHEVEFDAVDENSMLISFIVSAETINYGNSKFEGLWPH, encoded by the coding sequence ATGGCAGCAAATTCAAGAGGTATCTTAAAATTCAACGGAGGTGAAGGTCAGAAACTATTGAAGCTAAACTACAGTGTGTCAAGATCTACAGACGTTTCAGGTAGAGTTGCTTCAGATCCTTCCAATGCATTGATCAAACTTACGGTAGAAGCTACCGAAAAATCAGACATTTTAGAAAGTTTATTAAACGGGAAGTATAAGCCTACAACAGGTGAAGTTACCTTCAACAAATCTCATGAAGAAGGTACTTTGATTACTTTGACTTGGGAAAACGGATATGTAATCCAGCACGAAGTGGAATTCGATGCGGTAGATGAAAACAGCATGCTGATCAGCTTCATCGTAAGCGCTGAAACCATCAATTACGGAAATTCTAAGTTCGAAGGTCTATGGCCACACTAA